One Alphaproteobacteria bacterium LSUCC0396 genomic region harbors:
- a CDS encoding ATP-binding protein, translating into MLKSNNQRASKLGEKGWFSEDRLAYISILFTLGMGAVTAYALTRVDYLSNDTDTLIWLVVIDALALLVLGTLVGRQIWRLWSERRQRLAGHQLHWRMAVLFGGVTTFPAVIVTLFALFIVDYSLRGWFAERISTAVNESVRVAESYFDEHARSISGEVLTMANDINREAYRLVGKGNLMGRYLSDQAALRNMADAIIFDGTGQVLAKSQFAFAITFANLESSWVEQARKGEVVILRADETNKLRAVVKLNSYVDAYLLVGRFIDSKVLLAMDQTRLAASDYQQLGFQQLDLQISFAVLFGIILLLILIASLWIGLNLATAIVGPLGSVIHVAEQVRGGNLSQRVPDDLQLEEISRLGSAFNRMLDELARSREQLVQANTQIDQRREFTEAVLGGVSSGVIGLDRDGKVTLPNATARSLLTKSDTELIGKKLVDVIPEFKGLLGIINQKRRRFGEEQIILQRQNSQLILRARIVSEVIEGRVIGYVVTFDDVTGLLSAQRKAAWSDIARRIAHEIKNPLTPIQLASDRLLKKYRPDDKKAADQFEEYVQIITRQVDDIGRMVDEFSAFARMPQPEMDRHSLLGIVNGQISLFAVRDLSLDVEIDDANNDYATICDAGLVRQALTNLLQNAKDSLDEHRTATPTIRIKLQSEDDMIAIILTDNGPGFPEMDFEKLIEPYVTTRQKGTGLGLAIVSKIMEDHSGTMHLGNADNGGALVCLKFPIHAVTHTEKGQIDG; encoded by the coding sequence ATGTTGAAATCAAACAATCAAAGGGCATCAAAATTGGGTGAAAAAGGGTGGTTCAGCGAAGATCGGCTGGCTTATATCTCGATCCTGTTCACGCTTGGTATGGGGGCGGTGACCGCCTATGCCCTGACCCGGGTTGATTACCTGTCGAATGATACGGATACGCTTATTTGGCTGGTTGTGATTGATGCGCTGGCGCTGTTGGTGCTTGGTACGCTTGTGGGGCGACAAATCTGGCGGCTTTGGTCAGAGCGGCGCCAAAGGCTTGCGGGGCATCAGCTGCATTGGCGCATGGCGGTTCTGTTTGGCGGTGTGACGACGTTTCCAGCGGTAATTGTCACGCTGTTTGCGTTATTTATTGTTGATTACTCATTGCGTGGCTGGTTTGCCGAGCGCATTTCGACCGCAGTTAATGAGTCAGTGCGGGTTGCCGAATCCTATTTCGATGAACATGCGCGCTCGATCTCGGGCGAAGTGCTGACGATGGCGAATGATATTAACCGCGAGGCCTATCGCCTCGTTGGTAAGGGCAATTTGATGGGCCGGTATCTTAGTGATCAGGCCGCGCTTCGGAACATGGCCGACGCGATCATCTTTGATGGGACGGGACAGGTTCTTGCGAAATCACAATTTGCGTTTGCGATTACCTTTGCCAATCTCGAATCCAGCTGGGTTGAACAAGCGCGGAAAGGCGAGGTGGTGATCTTGCGCGCTGACGAAACCAATAAATTGCGCGCTGTGGTAAAGTTGAACAGCTATGTCGATGCCTATTTGCTGGTTGGCCGGTTTATTGACTCAAAAGTTCTGCTGGCCATGGATCAAACCCGGCTTGCCGCATCAGATTATCAACAGCTCGGATTCCAGCAGCTTGACCTCCAAATTAGCTTTGCTGTGCTTTTTGGCATTATCCTGCTGTTGATCCTGATTGCGTCATTGTGGATTGGTCTAAATCTGGCAACGGCGATTGTCGGGCCGCTCGGCTCGGTCATTCATGTCGCCGAGCAGGTGCGCGGGGGGAACCTGTCGCAACGTGTACCGGATGATTTGCAACTCGAAGAGATTTCACGGCTTGGCTCGGCATTTAACCGGATGCTGGACGAGCTAGCGCGCAGCCGCGAGCAGCTGGTGCAAGCAAACACCCAGATTGATCAACGCCGTGAATTTACCGAGGCCGTGCTTGGCGGTGTATCGTCGGGGGTCATCGGTCTTGATCGTGATGGCAAGGTAACGCTGCCAAATGCAACGGCGCGAAGCCTTTTGACCAAGAGTGACACCGAGCTGATCGGGAAAAAGCTGGTCGACGTCATTCCTGAATTCAAAGGATTGCTGGGAATTATCAATCAGAAAAGGCGGCGTTTTGGTGAAGAGCAGATTATATTGCAACGCCAGAACAGCCAGCTGATCCTGCGTGCACGGATTGTCAGCGAGGTGATCGAAGGGCGAGTCATTGGCTATGTCGTTACGTTTGACGATGTTACTGGCCTTTTAAGCGCACAGCGCAAGGCGGCATGGTCAGATATTGCGCGGCGCATCGCGCATGAAATCAAGAACCCCTTAACACCAATTCAGCTGGCCTCTGACCGCTTGCTGAAAAAATACCGTCCCGATGATAAAAAGGCGGCTGACCAATTTGAGGAATATGTGCAGATTATCACCCGCCAGGTCGATGATATCGGCCGCATGGTTGATGAGTTTTCGGCCTTTGCGCGGATGCCCCAGCCCGAGATGGATCGCCATTCGTTGCTCGGTATTGTAAATGGGCAAATTTCGCTTTTTGCCGTTAGGGACCTGTCGCTTGATGTCGAAATTGATGATGCAAACAATGACTATGCGACGATCTGCGATGCGGGGTTGGTGCGCCAAGCGCTCACCAACTTGCTACAGAACGCGAAAGACAGTTTGGACGAGCATCGCACGGCCACCCCAACTATTCGTATTAAGCTGCAAAGTGAAGATGATATGATCGCCATTATATTAACCGATAATGGCCCGGGATTTCCCGAAATGGATTTTGAAAAGCTGATAGAGCCCTATGTTACAACACGGCAAAAGGGCACAGGGCTGGGGCTTGCGATTGTGAGCAAGATTATGGAAGACCATAGCGGGACAATGCATCTTGGCAATGCTGATAATGGCGGTGCATTGGTTTGTTTGAAATTTCCGATTCATGCAGTGACGCATACAGAAAAAGGTCAGATAGATGGCTGA
- the ntrC gene encoding nitrogen regulation protein NR(I), with protein MNEKPPIVLVAEDDKSVRLVVQQALARQGYAVQSSGTAAGLWKLIESGKGDVLITDVALPDGDALDLLPRIQDRRPDLPVIVMSARSTLLTAVKAQQVGVFEYLPKPFELRNLIEVTQRAVEAIGAPSRTAVKTNSIEEGGPLIGRSRPMQDIFKAMARVVSTDLTVLVTGESGTGKELVARALHDLGSRRAGPFVAINLAAIPRDLVEVDLFGRGEDSLGTPTKHHQGRFAQAEGGTLFLDEVGDMPPEAQTRLLRVLQDGEYLPVGAQRPIKTNIRIIAATNQNLHHLMHQGLFREDLFYRLNVVPLRLPPLRERIEDISPLVNHFQVQAVKEGLPSKTFTPEALRALKSWHWPGNVRELENLVRRMLVLHADSSIDASAVEREFPVSQAEMNDDSESLSESVETHIKRYFEALKGGMPAPGLYGRILREVEHPLILATLEVTRGNQVRAADILGLNRNTLRKKIKDLNIKAGR; from the coding sequence ATGAATGAAAAACCGCCCATAGTTCTGGTCGCCGAAGATGATAAATCGGTCAGGCTCGTTGTGCAGCAGGCGCTGGCGCGGCAGGGCTATGCGGTGCAGTCAAGCGGGACAGCTGCCGGCTTGTGGAAGCTAATCGAGTCCGGCAAAGGTGATGTGTTGATCACTGATGTGGCACTGCCCGATGGTGATGCGCTGGATTTACTGCCCCGTATTCAGGATCGTCGGCCGGACTTGCCAGTGATTGTGATGAGTGCGCGGTCGACATTGCTAACCGCGGTTAAGGCGCAGCAGGTTGGCGTGTTTGAATATCTGCCCAAGCCGTTCGAATTGCGCAATCTTATTGAAGTTACCCAGCGTGCGGTTGAGGCGATTGGCGCGCCAAGCCGGACGGCGGTCAAGACAAATTCTATTGAGGAAGGCGGCCCGTTAATCGGTCGGTCGCGCCCAATGCAGGATATTTTTAAGGCAATGGCGCGGGTTGTAAGTACTGATCTGACTGTGCTTGTGACCGGTGAAAGCGGAACCGGTAAGGAACTGGTTGCGCGCGCTTTGCATGATCTTGGCAGTCGGCGCGCAGGGCCGTTTGTGGCAATTAACCTTGCGGCAATCCCGCGTGATCTGGTTGAGGTGGATTTGTTTGGGCGCGGTGAAGACAGCCTTGGCACGCCGACAAAGCATCATCAAGGCCGGTTTGCTCAAGCCGAGGGTGGCACGCTGTTTCTTGACGAGGTTGGCGATATGCCGCCCGAAGCCCAAACCCGGCTATTACGGGTTTTGCAGGATGGTGAATATCTGCCGGTTGGTGCCCAGCGTCCGATCAAAACCAACATCCGGATTATCGCGGCGACAAACCAGAATTTGCATCATTTGATGCATCAGGGGCTGTTTCGCGAGGATCTATTTTACCGGTTGAATGTGGTGCCGCTGCGTCTGCCGCCATTGCGGGAACGGATCGAGGATATTAGCCCGCTGGTCAATCATTTTCAGGTACAAGCAGTAAAGGAAGGGCTGCCGTCCAAAACCTTTACGCCAGAGGCATTACGTGCGTTGAAATCATGGCATTGGCCGGGCAATGTGCGCGAACTGGAAAATCTGGTCAGACGAATGCTGGTGCTGCACGCCGATAGCAGCATTGATGCAAGCGCGGTTGAACGTGAATTTCCGGTAAGTCAGGCTGAAATGAACGATGATAGCGAAAGCCTGTCAGAATCGGTTGAGACCCACATAAAGCGTTATTTTGAAGCGCTAAAAGGCGGCATGCCTGCGCCCGGCCTCTATGGGCGGATCCTGCGCGAGGTTGAGCATCCGCTGATTCTGGCAACATTAGAGGTAACCCGTGGTAATCAGGTTCGGGCGGCCGATATTTTGGGGCTGAACCGCAATACCTTGCGAAAAAAGATCAAAGATTTGAACATTAAGGCAGGTCGCTAA
- a CDS encoding nitrogen regulation protein NR(II): MRVPPKSTGMAEADKHGGAGMQRFGDNADQGYDHDTEQMSGINAAQILASLPNPIFVLDAQNRFLYLNQAAEMFFQSSQMILAGQALEGFIPTDASLFSMLQRARDQHVSVGDQGLELAGPKLGLKLVNVQITPFGEMPPRLLVSIQERALAERLRGQSLFRGAARSISAMAALLAHEVKNPLAGIKGAAQLLESSLGEEDRALSRMIVEESDRVAALLDRMEGFAGGARLVLSPVNIHEILDHCLGLAAASYGAHLVIRRQYDPSLPLVNGHRDLLIQSFINIIKNASEATEKNAELIIKTSYSRGRRLSLAASDGGSHVPVQVDIIDNGPGIPEDIRNHIFDPFVSGRSGGSGLGLTMVASVVADHGGMIEVDTTPGGTVFRMNFPVAEEGQTAAKSKSHKAAAKQKEAAK, encoded by the coding sequence ATGCGTGTGCCGCCAAAATCAACAGGGATGGCCGAGGCTGACAAGCATGGCGGCGCTGGGATGCAGCGTTTTGGCGATAATGCTGATCAGGGCTATGATCACGATACCGAGCAGATGTCAGGCATCAACGCGGCACAAATTCTTGCAAGCTTGCCCAATCCGATTTTTGTTCTGGATGCCCAAAACCGTTTTCTGTACCTCAATCAGGCTGCCGAGATGTTTTTTCAGTCCAGTCAGATGATCCTTGCTGGGCAGGCGCTTGAGGGATTTATCCCAACCGATGCCAGCCTGTTTTCAATGTTGCAGCGGGCGCGTGATCAGCATGTGTCGGTTGGTGATCAGGGGCTGGAACTTGCGGGGCCAAAACTTGGGCTAAAGCTAGTGAATGTGCAAATCACCCCATTTGGCGAAATGCCGCCACGGCTGTTGGTGTCGATACAAGAACGCGCGCTTGCCGAACGATTGCGGGGGCAATCGCTATTTCGCGGTGCTGCACGGTCAATTTCCGCAATGGCGGCCTTACTGGCGCATGAGGTGAAAAACCCGCTTGCCGGCATTAAAGGTGCGGCTCAGCTTTTGGAATCTAGCCTTGGCGAGGAAGATCGCGCGTTAAGCAGAATGATTGTCGAGGAAAGTGACCGTGTGGCGGCGCTGCTTGACCGGATGGAAGGGTTTGCCGGCGGGGCGCGGCTGGTTTTAAGCCCGGTAAATATCCATGAAATCCTCGATCATTGTCTTGGACTGGCGGCGGCGTCTTATGGTGCGCATCTGGTCATCCGCCGGCAGTATGATCCGTCATTGCCATTGGTGAATGGTCATCGAGATTTGCTGATACAATCGTTTATAAATATTATTAAAAACGCATCAGAAGCAACTGAGAAAAATGCAGAATTAATCATAAAGACATCCTATTCTCGCGGTCGCCGTCTGTCATTGGCGGCCAGTGATGGCGGGTCGCACGTGCCAGTTCAGGTTGATATTATTGACAATGGGCCGGGCATTCCAGAAGACATCCGTAATCATATTTTTGATCCATTTGTTTCGGGTCGCAGTGGTGGCAGTGGGCTTGGGCTGACGATGGTGGCGAGTGTGGTTGCCGATCATGGCGGCATGATCGAGGTTGACACGACCCCCGGCGGGACTGTGTTTCGGATGAATTTTCCAGTGGCAGAGGAAGGTCAAACAGCGGCAAAGTCAAAATCCCATAAAGCGGCAGCAAAACAGAAAGAGGCGGCAAAATGA
- the dusB gene encoding tRNA dihydrouridine synthase DusB, which produces MSLVIAGYAVPHAAILAPMSGVTDWPFRRAVRRCGGGLVVTEMIASAAVLRDVRSEMRKLKTEAKSEAPLSIQLAGWEPLVMAEAAKICADLGATFIDINMGCPAKKVTGKLSGSALMRDPHLAGAIMAAVVNAVDVPVTLKMRLGWDDDSLNAPILAKMAEDTGIKMLAIHGRTRCQMYNGAADWEKIADVVNRVDIPVVANGDITCLDTVRRAVAESGAAGVMIGRGAQGRPWLLAQAGDLLAGKAVRATPSIAMRHQLMRAHLDDMLSHYGTAAMRLARKHIAWYAHGLPGAAELRDIANNSTDAAQVFAAVDQFFATLDPSDVAA; this is translated from the coding sequence ATGTCTCTAGTCATCGCTGGATATGCTGTGCCGCACGCGGCCATTCTTGCGCCCATGTCAGGTGTTACTGACTGGCCGTTCCGCCGTGCCGTGCGCCGTTGTGGTGGCGGTCTGGTGGTAACCGAGATGATTGCAAGCGCAGCTGTTCTGCGTGATGTGCGAAGCGAGATGCGGAAATTAAAGACCGAGGCGAAGTCTGAGGCGCCATTGTCGATTCAGCTGGCAGGCTGGGAACCGCTGGTAATGGCCGAGGCTGCAAAAATCTGCGCTGATCTGGGCGCTACTTTCATTGATATCAATATGGGCTGTCCGGCGAAAAAGGTTACCGGTAAATTATCTGGTTCGGCCTTAATGCGCGACCCGCATCTAGCTGGCGCGATCATGGCGGCAGTCGTCAATGCGGTTGATGTGCCGGTCACGTTAAAAATGCGGCTTGGCTGGGATGATGATAGTTTGAACGCGCCAATTTTGGCAAAAATGGCTGAAGATACCGGAATTAAAATGCTGGCAATTCACGGCAGGACCCGCTGCCAGATGTATAATGGTGCAGCGGATTGGGAAAAAATTGCTGATGTTGTGAATAGGGTGGATATTCCGGTTGTGGCGAATGGTGATATTACCTGTCTCGATACGGTGCGGCGCGCTGTTGCTGAAAGCGGCGCGGCGGGTGTTATGATTGGCCGCGGCGCGCAGGGAAGGCCGTGGCTTTTGGCGCAGGCCGGTGATTTGCTCGCGGGTAAGGCGGTTCGTGCGACCCCCTCGATTGCGATGCGGCATCAGCTGATGCGGGCGCATTTGGATGATATGCTCAGCCATTATGGAACTGCCGCCATGCGTTTGGCGCGCAAACATATTGCCTGGTATGCACATGGCTTGCCCGGTGCCGCCGAATTGCGTGACATCGCCAATAATAGCACTGATGCGGCACAGGTATTTGCCGCGGTTGATCAGTTTTTTGCAACACTTGACCCAAGCGACGTGGCAGCGTGA
- the ispF gene encoding 2-C-methyl-D-erythritol 2,4-cyclodiphosphate synthase: MPQHSRARPKPSGTPRCAAIIVAAGSGVRAAAALGQRKTPAPDLPKQFWPLGTKPVIAHSLDYFDEQPSITAIIIVLADFFIDKMADLLSTVKTPVHIVGGGATRQDSVRAGLCKLAGLPDAEGIDYVAIHDAARPLIPLGLLDQLIAATNMTSADAVDDSKIIGAVPILPIADSVKTVTPASPPPQELAGRLVTGGIDRSLLGAAQTPQLFRRQAITDLHNDFADNDGFTDDCSLAEAAGFQVIGISGAKQLMKLTDADDFAMLTHLANAVMTAPRRVQTADQDMTTETRLGTGFDVHKFSDEAGPIWIAGIKLDSDRKMLAHSDGDVGLHALCDAIFGALADGDIGAHFPPSDPKWKNADSAKFLKFAVDRVAARGGSIINLDLTIICEAPKIGPHRDAMRQRIAEICGLPIDRVGVKATTSEGLGFTGRGEGIAAQASASIAIPAAPKPTASISARPSAPETSGTAS; encoded by the coding sequence ATGCCACAGCATTCTAGAGCACGCCCCAAGCCCTCCGGCACCCCGCGATGCGCAGCGATTATTGTCGCAGCGGGATCAGGCGTGCGCGCTGCGGCGGCGCTTGGTCAGCGAAAAACCCCTGCCCCCGATTTGCCAAAACAATTCTGGCCGCTAGGGACAAAGCCGGTCATTGCGCATTCGCTGGATTATTTTGACGAACAGCCGAGCATTACCGCAATCATCATTGTCCTAGCAGATTTTTTTATCGACAAAATGGCCGATCTTTTATCAACGGTAAAAACCCCGGTTCACATCGTTGGTGGCGGCGCCACACGGCAGGATTCAGTTCGTGCCGGCCTATGCAAACTTGCTGGCCTGCCAGATGCTGAGGGCATTGATTATGTGGCAATCCATGATGCCGCGCGCCCGCTTATCCCCCTTGGATTACTGGATCAATTGATCGCCGCCACCAATATGACCAGCGCTGACGCCGTTGATGACAGCAAAATCATTGGCGCGGTTCCGATTCTGCCGATTGCCGATAGCGTCAAGACGGTAACGCCGGCATCCCCACCCCCCCAAGAATTGGCCGGCCGCCTTGTTACCGGCGGCATTGACCGCAGCTTGCTTGGCGCGGCACAGACGCCGCAATTATTTCGGCGTCAGGCCATCACTGATCTGCATAATGATTTCGCCGATAATGATGGATTTACCGATGATTGCAGCCTTGCCGAGGCAGCCGGGTTCCAGGTTATCGGAATCAGCGGTGCAAAACAGCTTATGAAGCTGACCGATGCCGATGATTTTGCTATGTTAACGCATCTTGCCAATGCGGTGATGACAGCGCCGAGGAGAGTGCAGACGGCGGATCAGGACATGACAACAGAAACACGCCTTGGCACCGGCTTTGATGTGCATAAATTCAGTGATGAAGCCGGACCGATATGGATTGCTGGTATAAAGCTGGATAGTGATCGAAAAATGCTTGCACATTCCGATGGTGACGTTGGGCTGCACGCGCTATGCGATGCGATATTTGGCGCGCTTGCCGATGGCGATATTGGCGCGCATTTCCCACCATCTGACCCGAAATGGAAAAATGCTGACAGCGCCAAATTTCTAAAATTTGCGGTTGACCGTGTTGCGGCCCGCGGCGGCAGCATTATTAACCTTGATCTGACGATTATATGTGAGGCACCGAAAATCGGCCCTCACCGTGATGCGATGCGCCAACGAATTGCCGAAATCTGCGGCCTGCCGATTGACCGCGTTGGCGTTAAAGCTACAACGTCTGAAGGGCTTGGCTTTACCGGCCGCGGCGAAGGCATCGCTGCTCAGGCGAGTGCCAGTATCGCCATACCCGCAGCCCCTAAACCCACAGCATCTATCTCCGCAAGACCATCGGCGCCTGAGACATCAGGCACGGCCTCCTGA
- a CDS encoding phosphatidylglycerophosphatase A codes for MKISSALLPPLAYIATLGPFGHMRPAPGTIGSAIGIFSGYFLASHGTGLLAAATLLVTAIGVFAADAYSQQSGRKDAPEVIIDEVAGQWLALIILPLDPWWFAAAFILFRFFDITKIGPVGMAESLAGGVGVMADDIVAGLLAAICLWGAGLLLVGIAI; via the coding sequence ATGAAGATTAGCAGCGCACTTCTACCACCGCTTGCCTATATCGCCACGCTGGGGCCGTTTGGACATATGCGACCTGCCCCGGGGACAATCGGCTCGGCCATTGGTATTTTTAGCGGCTATTTTTTGGCCAGCCATGGCACCGGACTGCTGGCGGCGGCAACATTGCTGGTGACGGCCATTGGTGTCTTTGCCGCCGATGCCTATAGCCAGCAGTCCGGCCGCAAAGACGCGCCCGAAGTCATTATAGATGAGGTGGCCGGCCAATGGCTTGCGCTGATTATTCTGCCGCTTGACCCGTGGTGGTTTGCTGCTGCGTTTATTCTGTTCCGATTTTTTGATATTACCAAGATAGGCCCCGTTGGCATGGCCGAATCCCTTGCAGGCGGGGTTGGTGTGATGGCCGATGATATTGTCGCTGGATTACTGGCAGCAATCTGTCTCTGGGGGGCGGGACTATTACTCGTTGGAATTGCTATTTAA
- a CDS encoding CinA family protein, producing MTAETNMATAADMSPTTLAKAIVERACKQKIIIVLAESCTGGLIASALTDIPGSSAVLDRGFVTYSNDAKIDLLGVSDKTLADHGAVSAETAIAMTAGALTATPRAALAASVTGIAGPGGGSPDKPVGLVHFSCQRRGNAAQHERHIFTGDRETVRKKALLNALTMIYNELK from the coding sequence ATGACAGCCGAAACAAACATGGCAACAGCGGCAGATATGAGCCCAACCACGCTGGCAAAGGCGATCGTTGAGCGTGCGTGCAAGCAAAAAATCATCATTGTCCTTGCCGAGTCCTGCACCGGCGGCTTGATCGCATCTGCGCTGACCGACATTCCGGGATCATCGGCGGTGCTTGATCGTGGATTTGTGACCTATAGCAATGACGCAAAGATTGATCTTCTCGGCGTAAGCGATAAGACGCTTGCCGACCACGGCGCGGTATCAGCCGAAACTGCCATTGCCATGACCGCCGGCGCATTGACCGCAACCCCGCGTGCCGCACTGGCCGCATCGGTTACTGGTATCGCGGGGCCGGGTGGAGGCAGTCCGGACAAGCCTGTTGGGCTTGTGCATTTTAGCTGCCAGAGGCGCGGTAACGCGGCGCAGCATGAGAGGCATATCTTTACCGGAGACCGCGAAACAGTGCGCAAAAAAGCATTGCTTAACGCATTAACAATGATCTATAATGAATTGAAATAG
- a CDS encoding type II toxin-antitoxin system RatA family toxin produces MTVHSEKRVIRHRPEDLYALVANVRDYPEFLPWCLASRIRHESPKALTADLIIGFNMFRERFTSYVELDADKLEITVKYAEGPFKHLTNHWRFLDHPDGCEIDFYVDFEFNSRLLQSVIETLFTEAVKRMVRAFETRADALYGKK; encoded by the coding sequence ATGACCGTTCACAGCGAAAAACGGGTGATCCGTCATCGGCCTGAAGATCTGTATGCGCTAGTTGCCAATGTGCGCGACTATCCCGAGTTCTTGCCATGGTGTCTGGCGTCGCGGATCAGGCATGAATCGCCCAAAGCGCTTACCGCTGATTTGATCATTGGCTTTAATATGTTCCGTGAGCGTTTTACCTCTTATGTAGAGCTTGATGCGGATAAATTGGAAATCACCGTAAAATATGCCGAAGGACCATTTAAGCACCTAACCAATCATTGGCGCTTTCTTGATCATCCGGATGGGTGCGAGATTGATTTCTATGTTGATTTCGAATTTAATTCGCGGCTGTTACAGTCGGTCATCGAAACCTTGTTTACCGAGGCAGTCAAGCGGATGGTGCGTGCGTTCGAAACCCGCGCCGATGCTTTATACGGTAAAAAATAA
- the lipA gene encoding lipoyl synthase, whose protein sequence is MPQVNTSKGAERHPEKRKNPDRPQPRRPEWLRVKAPVSAAYAETRSLMREHNLVTVCEEAACPNIGECWAQKHATMMILGSVCTRACAFCNVATGRPDLLDPHEPENVGKAVAKLGLRHVVITSVDRDDLDDGGAQHFAETILAIRRLSPETTIEVLTPDFLRKDGAVEIVVAAQPDVFNHNMETVSRLYPSIRPGARYFHSLSILQRVKSLDPTIFTKSGIMVGLGETDGEVGQLMDDLRSADVDFMTIGQYLQPTPKHAVVDRFVTPEIFAQFAKLGAGKGFLLMSSTPLTRSSYHADADFAALQAARNAAHQGV, encoded by the coding sequence ATGCCGCAAGTAAACACAAGCAAAGGGGCGGAGCGCCACCCCGAAAAGCGAAAAAATCCGGATAGGCCGCAGCCTCGCCGACCTGAATGGTTGCGCGTGAAGGCGCCTGTTTCGGCGGCCTATGCTGAAACCAGATCATTGATGCGCGAGCATAATCTGGTAACAGTTTGCGAAGAGGCCGCCTGTCCAAATATTGGTGAATGCTGGGCGCAAAAACACGCCACCATGATGATTTTGGGTTCGGTTTGCACGCGTGCCTGTGCTTTTTGTAATGTGGCGACTGGCCGGCCTGATTTGCTGGATCCGCATGAGCCGGAAAATGTCGGCAAGGCCGTTGCAAAGCTGGGGTTGCGTCATGTGGTGATCACCTCGGTTGATCGTGATGATCTGGATGATGGCGGTGCGCAGCATTTTGCCGAGACGATTCTGGCCATTCGCCGCTTGTCACCGGAAACGACCATCGAAGTTCTGACCCCCGATTTTCTGCGTAAAGATGGCGCGGTCGAGATCGTTGTCGCAGCGCAGCCTGATGTCTTTAATCATAATATGGAAACTGTGTCACGCCTCTATCCGTCAATCCGGCCCGGTGCGCGGTATTTTCATTCGCTGTCGATCCTGCAAAGGGTCAAATCGCTTGACCCGACAATCTTTACCAAATCGGGCATCATGGTCGGGCTTGGCGAAACTGATGGCGAGGTGGGGCAATTGATGGATGATCTGCGCAGTGCCGATGTTGATTTTATGACGATTGGTCAATATTTGCAGCCAACGCCAAAACACGCGGTAGTTGATCGGTTCGTCACGCCTGAGATATTTGCGCAATTCGCGAAATTGGGCGCTGGTAAAGGGTTCTTGCTGATGTCTTCAACGCCGTTAACACGATCCAGCTATCATGCCGATGCCGATTTTGCCGCATTACAGGCGGCGCGAAACGCCGCGCATCAGGGCGTTTAA